In Calothrix sp. PCC 7507, one DNA window encodes the following:
- a CDS encoding GUN4 domain-containing protein, translating to MKSDSYRYVVLKPWLDEEQIRAGQIFQVEIQKAILNSKTAVIFIGKKGLGKWQTKELPALYGQFVNAENITTVIPVLLPGVGKIPKDLLFLAQHHWVSFANGIGDEEALYQLECGIRGESPEINIPFQTPNRRQFLKWVGWGSAGLVIPLAVVQLAKPDELKSEQGIDYTKLRNLLAAGNWKGADQETYEAMNKALKGKWSSKTLVNFPCTDLRTIDQLWVKYSDGHFGFSVQKNIYLSVGGKADGKYDSEAWEKFGDRVGWRVRIIGLKKWIDVNVSHTIAFPRPLKYKFICVYLRLSAFNYFSSVGCVMDFSPNAPQISDGALASGITHPTFKGFGVIKSLVCTQ from the coding sequence ATCAAATCGGATTCCTATAGATATGTCGTTCTAAAACCGTGGTTAGATGAGGAGCAAATTCGTGCAGGACAAATTTTTCAAGTTGAGATTCAAAAGGCAATTCTGAATAGTAAAACGGCCGTTATTTTTATTGGTAAAAAAGGCTTAGGTAAATGGCAAACTAAGGAGTTACCAGCACTCTACGGTCAATTTGTGAACGCAGAGAATATTACTACCGTAATTCCTGTATTACTACCAGGTGTTGGAAAGATACCAAAAGATTTGCTCTTTCTTGCACAGCATCATTGGGTGAGCTTTGCCAATGGAATAGGTGATGAAGAAGCGTTATACCAATTAGAATGCGGTATCAGAGGGGAAAGTCCAGAAATCAATATACCCTTTCAAACACCAAACAGAAGACAATTTTTGAAATGGGTGGGTTGGGGAAGTGCAGGTTTAGTAATACCATTGGCGGTTGTCCAACTAGCGAAACCTGACGAACTAAAATCTGAACAAGGCATTGATTATACTAAACTGCGTAATCTGCTCGCAGCAGGAAACTGGAAAGGAGCAGATCAGGAGACTTATGAGGCGATGAACAAGGCTCTAAAGGGAAAATGGAGCAGTAAAACATTAGTGAACTTTCCCTGCACAGACTTACGCACCATTGACCAACTGTGGGTTAAATACAGCGATGGACACTTTGGCTTCAGCGTCCAGAAGAATATTTACTTGAGCGTTGGTGGTAAAGCTGACGGCAAGTATGACTCAGAAGCCTGGGAGAAGTTTGGCGATCGCGTAGGATGGAGAGTGCGAATAATCGGATTAAAAAAATGGATTGATGTTAATGTATCACATACTATAGCCTTTCCTAGACCACTGAAGTACAAATTTATCTGCGTTTATCTGCGTTTATCTGCGTTTAATTATTTTAGTTCGGTAGGGTGCGTTATGGACTTTAGTCCTAACGCACCACAAATCTCGGATGGTGCGTTAGCCTCCGGCATAACACACCCTACTTTTAAAGGTTTTGGGGTGATTAAATCGCTTGTGTGTACACAGTAG
- a CDS encoding CPBP family intramembrane glutamic endopeptidase, translating into MVEQQKQEPEIPYLTRIQVLGAMGATAIILWIVAKLWLRFGEFSLFSWHLNGRDFLLGLGLGLIITALSGLAYRFCAPYRKSADYYLELVLKPLELPDLIWLGLLPGLSEELLFRGVMLPALGADLVAVIVSSLCFGVLHLSGSEQWPYVIWATIVGLILGYSALLTGNLLVPIVAHILTNLISSYFWKMQKQN; encoded by the coding sequence GTGGTTGAACAACAAAAACAAGAACCAGAAATTCCATATTTGACGCGCATCCAAGTACTTGGAGCGATGGGAGCAACCGCAATTATTTTGTGGATAGTTGCCAAACTATGGCTGCGCTTTGGCGAATTTTCTTTATTTTCTTGGCATTTGAACGGTAGGGATTTCCTCTTAGGGTTGGGATTGGGATTAATTATCACTGCTTTGAGTGGTTTAGCTTATCGCTTTTGTGCCCCATACCGTAAAAGCGCAGATTATTACCTGGAATTAGTGCTGAAACCCTTAGAGTTACCAGATTTAATTTGGCTGGGATTGCTACCGGGTTTGAGTGAAGAATTGCTATTTCGGGGGGTAATGCTGCCAGCTTTAGGTGCTGATCTTGTGGCTGTAATTGTATCAAGTCTTTGTTTTGGTGTTTTACACCTCAGTGGTTCCGAACAATGGCCTTATGTGATTTGGGCAACTATTGTGGGGCTAATTCTTGGTTACAGCGCTCTGCTCACTGGTAACTTGTTAGTACCAATTGTTGCTCACATTTTGACAAATCTCATTTCTAGTTATTTTTGGAAAATGCAGAAACAGAATTAA
- a CDS encoding DUF3326 domain-containing protein gives MQSPYTAILIVPTGIGAAIGGYAGDALPVARTIAQVCDRLITHPNVLNGASLYWNLPNAFYVEGYGLDKFAAGCWGLRPVRTNKIGLLLDQGIEPELRLRHLQAADAARATLGLNLTDYVITDAPLNVELRTSISGASWGTIGNPDSLLRAAEILINKAGAEAIAVVARFPDDIDEVAVQNYRHGKGVDPLAGAEAVISHLIVRTFQIPCAHSPALASAPPDPDLSPRSAAEELGYTFLPSVLVGLSRAPQFIIEKGLVASLQDDIWADQIDAAIVPATACGSSALLSLNQKRCQIITVEENKTQIKVPPQPLGIKSIKVNSYLEAVGVLVAHKAGINPLALSPKISSLESLSY, from the coding sequence ATGCAAAGTCCTTACACTGCTATTTTAATTGTACCAACTGGCATTGGGGCAGCAATTGGCGGTTATGCTGGAGATGCCTTGCCTGTTGCCCGAACCATAGCGCAGGTTTGCGATCGCCTAATTACTCACCCCAATGTCCTTAACGGTGCTAGCCTATACTGGAACCTCCCCAATGCTTTTTATGTTGAAGGTTACGGACTTGACAAATTCGCCGCTGGATGCTGGGGTTTGCGACCTGTCCGCACGAACAAAATAGGTTTACTTTTAGACCAGGGAATAGAACCGGAATTGCGGCTGCGACACTTGCAGGCAGCCGATGCCGCTAGAGCAACCCTAGGTTTAAATCTGACAGATTATGTCATTACTGATGCACCATTAAACGTAGAATTACGTACCTCAATATCAGGGGCAAGTTGGGGGACAATTGGCAACCCAGATAGTTTATTGAGGGCGGCTGAAATATTAATTAACAAAGCGGGGGCAGAAGCGATCGCAGTTGTGGCTCGTTTCCCTGATGATATAGATGAAGTCGCAGTCCAAAACTACCGCCACGGCAAAGGAGTCGATCCCCTGGCGGGTGCAGAAGCCGTCATCAGCCATTTAATAGTGCGAACTTTTCAAATTCCTTGCGCCCATTCTCCAGCCCTAGCCAGCGCACCGCCAGATCCTGATTTATCACCCCGTTCAGCAGCCGAAGAATTAGGTTATACTTTTTTACCGAGCGTCCTTGTGGGATTGAGTCGCGCACCGCAGTTTATCATAGAGAAGGGACTAGTTGCATCCCTACAAGATGATATTTGGGCAGACCAAATTGATGCAGCGATCGTACCTGCAACCGCTTGTGGTAGCAGTGCCTTACTGAGTTTAAATCAGAAACGATGCCAAATCATCACTGTAGAAGAAAATAAAACTCAGATTAAAGTCCCTCCTCAACCGTTGGGAATCAAATCCATCAAGGTAAACTCATATTTAGAAGCAGTAGGTGTATTGGTAGCACACAAAGCAGGCATCAATCCCTTAGCTCTGAGTCCGAAAATATCTTCGTTAGAGTCACTTAGTTATTAG
- a CDS encoding 2Fe-2S iron-sulfur cluster-binding protein, translating to MSKTYTVEIRHQGTIHTLQVPENETILSVAQSSGLDLPTSCGAGVCTTCAGQLSEGTVDQADGMGVSPELQKQGYVLLCVAKPLSDLKLETEKEDTLYQLQFGRNK from the coding sequence ATGTCCAAAACATACACCGTTGAGATTCGCCACCAAGGCACAATTCATACCTTACAAGTGCCCGAAAACGAAACTATTTTATCAGTTGCTCAATCTTCTGGTTTGGACTTGCCGACTTCTTGCGGTGCAGGTGTTTGCACTACTTGCGCTGGGCAACTTAGCGAGGGAACTGTGGATCAAGCTGATGGTATGGGTGTTAGTCCAGAATTACAAAAACAAGGTTATGTATTGCTTTGTGTTGCTAAACCCCTTTCTGATTTGAAGCTGGAAACAGAGAAAGAAGACACACTTTATCAGTTGCAATTTGGCAGAAATAAGTAA